The window TTGCAGCAACCAGGGAGCCGATGAGCCGTGGGCCCATTCCCATCCCAGCACCGCGCCGGACTTCTTGAGGTCGAAATAGGCGTACGGCAGGCCGGCCAAGGCTTTTTCAGCCGTGATGTGATGGTCCAAGATGATGAGGTCCTTGGCCTCGGCCGCCATCGTTTCAAGGATGGGCCGGGAATAGCTGAAGTCAACGATGACGACGTGTTCGTCTTTTAGATCGTCAGGGGGAGGATTCCCGTGTTTGACGGGAATGAATTTCGCGCCGGGATATTGTTTCCAAATCGCCCAGGCGGCGCCGAATCCATCGGCGCATTCGGCGTGATAGAGCACCCTGCTCGGAGGACTGCTGAATTGACGGGTCTGGGGCGAATCACTCATGGACGTGGGAGCCACCATACCATGCTCAGGCCTCAGACTAAAGGGGCGCTAGAGACTATTCAGATGGTCGATCAGCTGCCGCAGCCGTCCCGCGCTGCGGCGATTGAAGGGGAAGACCAGCCGCGGCAGTGTGGCCAGGGTTGGCTCATCGAGTTCCTCCTCCAGCGCGCCGCGCAATTCAAAGCGTCCGTCGATGAGGAGATCGGCGAACTGGCCTTGAATGTGATCGAGTTGCTCCGCGGAGATCGGTGACGTCAGCCGCATGGCCAGTTGGCGGCCGACGAAGCGAATCGAATGGTAGCGCCGATAGAAGGCCTGGATTTCTTCGACCGCCGCGTCCGCCGAGTCCACGATCTTGAAGAGACTGAGATCTTCTCCGTTGATCAATTTTCGTTTCAAGAGTTGCTTGACGATGAAACCTGACCAGTCATCCCAATAGTCGCAGCCGGGCGCTTGCAGGCAGACGATCGGTTGCGGATCGCTCTTGCCGGTCTGCGCGAGGGTGAGGATTTCAAATCCTTCATCGTGGGTGCCGAAGCCGCCGGGAAAGAGGGCGATGGCGTTGGCTTCTTTCTGGAACATCAGCTTGCGAGTGAAAAAGTATTTGAAGGTAATCAATTTGGGATCGTTGGCGATCGTGGCGTTCGCCCCCTGTTCGAACGGCAGCATGATGTTCACGCCGAAGCTATTTTCCCGCCCGGCGCCTTCCTGCGAGGCCCGCATGATGCCGTCGGCGCCTCCGGTAATGACCATGTAGCCGGCTGTTACGACCTGCTCGGCGAACTGATGGGCCAAGCGATAGTTGGGATCGTCCGAGGGCGTGCGGGCTGAGCCGAAGATGCTGACTTTCCGCCGGTCGCGATAGTTGTGGAAGACGCC is drawn from Nitrospira sp. and contains these coding sequences:
- a CDS encoding LOG family protein is translated as MDTPTQPPQHRQRPMLSNEDILAQIRALLEGPDDDLQAAIMKELLSGFLRLHDAHLDLLDLKIVNRAVKELRHAFGVFHNYRDRRKVSIFGSARTPSDDPNYRLAHQFAEQVVTAGYMVITGGADGIMRASQEGAGRENSFGVNIMLPFEQGANATIANDPKLITFKYFFTRKLMFQKEANAIALFPGGFGTHDEGFEILTLAQTGKSDPQPIVCLQAPGCDYWDDWSGFIVKQLLKRKLINGEDLSLFKIVDSADAAVEEIQAFYRRYHSIRFVGRQLAMRLTSPISAEQLDHIQGQFADLLIDGRFELRGALEEELDEPTLATLPRLVFPFNRRSAGRLRQLIDHLNSL